Genomic DNA from Methanobrevibacter arboriphilus JCM 13429 = DSM 1125:
GGCTTGAATTGAAACCTATTAGGGGAAACATTGGAACTCGTGTTGAAAAAGTTTTAGATGGTGAAGTTGATGCTACTATAATGGCAGAAGCTGGTTTAAATAGATTAGGTCTTACAAAATGTATTAAAAATAGATTTTCTCTTGATTATTTAACTCCTCCTGCTGGTCAAGGTGCTTTAGCCATAATAACTAGGAAAGATTCTCTGGCTAAAAACACTATACGAAAATTGAATCATCATGAATCAGAACAAGAAGTTTTAGCAGAAAAAACCGTTCTTAAAGAATTAGGTATTGGATGTCAATGGCCTTTAGGATCAATAGCTAGAGTAAATGGAAATGAATTAAGTCTTTATTCTATATTATTGACTCAAAAAGGAGAAATACTTCATAAAGCTAAGCTTAAATCTCCTATTGGTGAAGCTGAGGATTTAGGTAAAAAGCTTGCTAATGATATGAAAGAATTTATTTAAGATTAAGTTTATATGTCATCAAGTATAAGTTATAATTATAATATTTAAATTATTATAAATACAGTATGGTCTAGAAATTAATATTATTTTAATATAAATTAATATTTCTTATATTAATTTCTATTTTTTTATTAATTTTGGATTTAATATTGTTATTTTATTGCTGTTATTAATTATACGTTTGTTATACTTTAATTTATCCTATTATTTGTATATATCAATGTATTATTTATTATAATGGTTTTTTATTAGTTATATATAATAATTTTCAATATTTATAGTTTATTAGTTTATTAGTGGTATGATTTACAAATATTTGCTAATATTTTATAAATGTCTACTAAAAATATTGGTAAATAAATATCAGTAAAGAAATATTGGTAAATTAGAAAACAAATATTGTAAAATATTGACTAAAAATGTTTAATTTAAAAGGATTAATTTAAATGTTTTAGTTTTTGTAAAAATTGTTAAAATTGTTATATACTATAATTTAGCATGAAAAATATCATTTTCATGAAAAAATTCAGGTTAATAATTATATTATTTTCAATAGGGAGGACTAGTTGTGAATAGTGTTAATGTCGGAGTTATTGGGGTTGGAGCAATGGGTTATAACCATGCTCGTGTTTATTATAGGTTGGAAAATGCAAATCTTATTGGGGTTTCTGATGTAAGTGAATCTACTTTGTCTAAAGTATGTAAAAAATATGATACTAAAGGTTATAATGATTATATAGATTTATTAAAAAATCCCGAAATTGAAGCTGTAAGTGTTTGTGTCCCTACTACTCACCATTATAATGTTGTAATGGCTGCAATAGATCATGGAAAGCATGTTTTAGTAGAAAAACCTATTGCATTTACATTAAATGAAGCTGAAGGGATGATAGAAGCTGCTAAAGAAAAAGGTGTTAAACTAAGTACTGGGCATGTTGAAAGATTCAACCCTGCAGTTCAAAAAGCAAAAGAACTTATTGAAATGGATATTATTGGTGATGTGGTTTCTGCATCTGCTAAGAGAGTTGGTCCATTTCCTCCAAGGATTAAAGATGTTGGTGTAGCTATTGATCTTGCTATTCATGATTTAGATGTTATGTATTACTTATTTGATGATGATGTAACTCAAGTTTATGCAACTATGGGTAGTATTCTTGAAAAATGTGAATATGAAGATCATGCTGAAATTATGACAAAATTTGCTAATGGAATTACTGGTATTTTAGAAGTTAATTGGTTAACTCCTTATAAAAGACGTGCATTAGAGATTACAGGAACTGATGGGATAATATCCATTGATTATATGGATCAAAGTGTAGATGTAGCTGGAAAATTTGCACAAAAGGTAGATATTCAAAGGGAAGAACCATTAAAATATGAAATAACCTCTTTCTTAAATTCAATTATGAATAATAAAGATATGGAGATTACTGGTGAAGATGGTTTAAATGCTCTTAAAATGGTTTTAGCTGCAAACATGTCTTCAAAAGAACAATTACCTATTAAATTAGATGAACTTAATGATTAGTTGATCTATAACTATTTGATAATTAGGTTTTCTCCCTAGGAGATTAACTACTTAAATTAACCACTTGATAATCAATTAAATATTAGATTATTATTAATTCAATAAATTATTATTAATTTCCATATTACATTATTATTAATTCCTATATTAAATTATTAATATCATATTGAATTATTATTTTTAATTTTATTTTTGTATATTTTAATTATTATAATATTAATTATTTATAATAATATTTTAATTAACATTAATTTTAATTACATTTAATTATATTAATTAATTTAATTATTATACTAAATTATCTAATATATGCTAATATATGCTAAATTATTTAATGTATTAAATTAATTAAATATATTATAAACGAAATAACAAAATAATTAAATTAGTTATATTACTTAAAT
This window encodes:
- the hemC gene encoding hydroxymethylbilane synthase; amino-acid sequence: MIVGTRGSELALTQTNYIRNRLFDLTNNEVETKIIKTTGDKITTSQLYNMDSKGLFTKELDRAVLEEEVDFAVHSLKDVPTELNEDLEIAAVPIRESPNEVLVSNYSWEDLKKGSTLGTSSLRREAFCNMYEKGLELKPIRGNIGTRVEKVLDGEVDATIMAEAGLNRLGLTKCIKNRFSLDYLTPPAGQGALAIITRKDSLAKNTIRKLNHHESEQEVLAEKTVLKELGIGCQWPLGSIARVNGNELSLYSILLTQKGEILHKAKLKSPIGEAEDLGKKLANDMKEFI
- a CDS encoding Gfo/Idh/MocA family protein — protein: MNSVNVGVIGVGAMGYNHARVYYRLENANLIGVSDVSESTLSKVCKKYDTKGYNDYIDLLKNPEIEAVSVCVPTTHHYNVVMAAIDHGKHVLVEKPIAFTLNEAEGMIEAAKEKGVKLSTGHVERFNPAVQKAKELIEMDIIGDVVSASAKRVGPFPPRIKDVGVAIDLAIHDLDVMYYLFDDDVTQVYATMGSILEKCEYEDHAEIMTKFANGITGILEVNWLTPYKRRALEITGTDGIISIDYMDQSVDVAGKFAQKVDIQREEPLKYEITSFLNSIMNNKDMEITGEDGLNALKMVLAANMSSKEQLPIKLDELND